A genomic segment from Gadus morhua chromosome 4, gadMor3.0, whole genome shotgun sequence encodes:
- the golph3b gene encoding Golgi phosphoprotein 3, which yields MTSLTKRTSGLVQRKTEAHRNAEKERGSDEEEDEARRVDDEEDDKGDAKDTRLTLMEEVLLLGLKDREGYTSFWNDCISSGLRGCMLIELALRGRLQLEACGMRRKSLLARKVICKSDAPTGDMLLDEALKHIKDTQPPETVQSWIELLSGETWNPLKLHYQLRNVRERLAKNLVEKGVLTTEKQNFLLFDMTTHPLTNNTLKQRLVKKVQESVLEKWVNDPQRMDRRVLALILLAHSSDVLENAFAPLPDEQFDLGMTRVRGLLELEPETESAKPNANELMWAVVAAFTK from the exons ATGACTTCCCTCACAAAGAGAACTTCAGGCCTGGTGCAGCGGAAGACCGAGGCGCATCGTAATGCCGAGAAGGAGCGAGGGTCcgacgaagaggaggacgaaGCTCGTCGCGTGGACGACGAAGAAGACGACAAGGGGGACGCGAAAGACACCCGACTCACACTAATGGAAGAAGTATTGCTCCTGGGCCTCAAAGACCGAGAG GGTTACACGTCCTTCTGGAATGACTGCATCTCCTCGGGTCTGCGAGGCTGCATGCTGATCGAGCTGGCCTTGAGGGGACGACTGCAGCTAGAAGCGTGTGGAATGAGGAGAAAGAGTCTGCTTGCAAGGAAG GTCATCTGTAAATCAGACGCCCCGACCGGAGACATGTTACTGGACGAAGCCCTAAAACACATTAAAGACACACAGCCACCAGAGACTGTACAGAGCTGGATAGAACTGTTGAGCG GAGAGACATGGAATCCTCTGAAGCTGCACTACCAGCTGAGGAACGTGAGGGAACGTCTGGCCAAGAACCTGGTGGAGAAAGGGGTTCTCACCACAGAGAAACAAAACTTCCTGCTGTTCGACATGACGACGCATCCGCTTACAAACAACACACTCAAGCAG CGACTGGTGAAGAAGGTGCAGGAGTCGGTGTTGGAGAAGTGGGTGAACGATCCGCAGCGCATGGACCGGAGGGTGCTGGCCCTAATTCTCCTGGCCCACTCCTCGGACGTGCTGGAGAACGCCTTCGCCCCGCTGCCGGACGAGCAGTTTGACCTGGGCATGACGCGAGTGCGCGGCCTCTTGGAGCTGGAGCCCGAGACGGAAAGCGCCAAGCCCAACGCCAATGAGTTGATGTGGGCCGTGGTGGCGGCGttcacaaaatga